GTACCTGATTAAAATATATGAGGACATTACGACAAAGAATCACATTAAACTCATTAAAAGAACTATCAGTTGCTAAATTATGCTGGGCAAAAACAATATTTTCTCTTAGAGATGAGCGGAAAATAGCATTGTCATAAGCTGCTGTATAATATTCTGAGAAAGATTTCTTGCCACCTGCTTTCAGATAAAGGTGAGTATATTCCTGCATCATTTTTAGCGAGAAAATCCCACTTTTGGCATTTTGTAATACCTTCTCGTTCGTATCAGTGGCATATATGCGACAACGGTGATAAAGTCCTTCTTCTTGCAATAAAATTGCCATTGAATATACTTCTTCACCAGTTGAACATCCAGCGTGCCAGATGCGAATAAATGGATAGGTTTGTAAGAAAGGAATAACCTGATTTCTGAAGGTGTTATAAAAGCTGGGATCGCGAAACATTGATGTTACATTCACCGTCAGAGCCAGCAAAAATCTTTCTAAATAGGCGCGGTTGTGGAGTAAACGCTCTTGCAATGCAGAAACATTTGCTACACCTTCTAATTGCATAAAGCCCTGAATACGGCGCTTGAGCGAGGAAAGAGCATAATTGCGAAAGTCATAACCGTAGTATTGATACACACCTTCCAAGAGCAAGTGTATTTCTATGTCCTCCAATATTGGTTTGGGTAGAGGCATAATATTCATCATTCATAATTCATCATTCATCAGTTTCAGTTTACCAAGTGGCCCTTACTACTAAAACAGCGATCGCAATTATTGAAATTCCAGCTAGCCATCTTACCTGAGAGCGCAGATTTTTAATCTCTTGGCTCAGACTTTCTCTTTGTGGTATGGAATATGGTTCCAGTTGTACAACTTCAATAGCTACTTGTTCGGGTGTCTTTTGGGGATTTTCAAAAGAGACTTGCGTGTGTAGCCAATTAGTAATCAGTTGGGGACAGTTCTTTTTAAACCAATTTAAAGCTAAGGTTCTAAAAACTGGTTTAGACATTCGGGCAATTAATTTCATCACCCTGTTTAAGGGTTTCAGGCGAAGCTTTTGATTAATCAAATTAACTGAACCAACATCATAAAGACAATCCAAAATTAATTTTACAGTGGCTTCTTCACTGTTAATCAAGTTTTGCAATAAAAGCAGAACATCACGCATACGCTCTGCTTCCATATACTTTTCTGCCAAGTTTTCTGGAGGACTTACTGAAGGATTTACAGTTGGATTTAGAGTGTTTTGTCTTACTATCGTCATATTGGTAACATAGCAGCCATAATAATGTCAGTACACCTATCTATCGAGAGAAAGATTTTTTATCTAGAGAGAGAACCTAAAAGCCAAAATTTATTCCTGAGAAACATGACTATATCGTGTTTATAAAAAATCTATTTGTCTAGGTTTGATAAATTTTTTATCTGCTTCTGGATCAATAAAATTTTTATTTAGAT
This portion of the Nostoc sp. GT001 genome encodes:
- a CDS encoding protein-glutamate O-methyltransferase CheR, with the protein product MPLPKPILEDIEIHLLLEGVYQYYGYDFRNYALSSLKRRIQGFMQLEGVANVSALQERLLHNRAYLERFLLALTVNVTSMFRDPSFYNTFRNQVIPFLQTYPFIRIWHAGCSTGEEVYSMAILLQEEGLYHRCRIYATDTNEKVLQNAKSGIFSLKMMQEYTHLYLKAGGKKSFSEYYTAAYDNAIFRSSLRENIVFAQHNLATDSSFNEFNVILCRNVLIYFNQVLQKRVHELFYNSLCTFGILGLGKQESIRFTSYEPYYEELIKGEKIYRKIAGA